A single region of the Streptomyces virginiae genome encodes:
- a CDS encoding helix-turn-helix domain-containing protein: MSEAEDFARLLRELKERAGLSYGALARRLHTSTSTLHRYCNGEALPAEFAVVDRFARACGATQGEAVDLHRAWLLADARRRAGTAAQPVPVPVPEPVAEPEPEPTVVVAPEPVPEPVGRGAWYRRRAAVVAAAGVTAGAVAVALLAAAGPDRGAPHAGGRTGPGMGASGGTGAPVSPGPLGSGSASAPAATDVPEPTSPAGSAGSAGSAGETGATAPAPGGTSVSPSAPGRAPVVPLKAAVRSHVWTAGCDHAYLSGRAPGSVSPPPVEADAPAWASAQGAVHAGSQIVEVTLHGTGEGAVVLEDLEVRVAARRKPPAWNVYQMSQGCGGGLTPAAFAVNLDAPRPLARPVAGNDGGDPLPAPAFPLRVSASEPVVLRVEAATTGCDCDWSLDLRWTGPSGSGTLRIDDGGRPLRTSAATGRPVYGYALEQGRWAR; encoded by the coding sequence GTGAGCGAGGCCGAGGATTTCGCACGGTTGCTGCGGGAGCTGAAGGAACGTGCCGGGCTCAGTTACGGGGCCTTGGCGCGTCGGTTGCACACGAGCACGTCGACACTGCACCGGTACTGCAACGGGGAGGCGCTGCCGGCGGAGTTCGCGGTGGTGGACCGCTTCGCCCGGGCCTGCGGGGCGACGCAGGGGGAGGCGGTGGACCTGCACCGGGCGTGGCTGCTGGCGGACGCGCGGCGGCGCGCCGGAACCGCGGCACAGCCGGTGCCGGTGCCCGTGCCGGAGCCTGTGGCCGAGCCGGAGCCGGAGCCGACCGTGGTGGTGGCGCCGGAGCCCGTGCCGGAACCGGTGGGCCGGGGGGCCTGGTACCGGCGGCGGGCGGCCGTGGTCGCCGCCGCGGGCGTGACGGCCGGGGCGGTGGCCGTGGCACTGCTGGCTGCGGCCGGCCCCGACCGGGGCGCGCCGCACGCCGGCGGACGCACGGGTCCCGGTATGGGGGCGAGCGGGGGTACGGGTGCTCCGGTGTCCCCGGGACCCCTTGGGTCGGGCTCCGCCTCGGCGCCGGCGGCGACGGACGTACCGGAACCCACATCGCCGGCAGGGTCGGCAGGGTCGGCAGGGTCGGCAGGGGAGACCGGGGCGACGGCCCCGGCGCCCGGCGGGACCTCCGTGTCACCGTCGGCCCCGGGCCGGGCGCCGGTCGTGCCCCTGAAGGCGGCGGTGCGGTCGCACGTGTGGACCGCCGGCTGCGATCACGCCTACCTGAGCGGGCGCGCTCCCGGATCGGTGTCCCCGCCGCCGGTGGAGGCGGACGCGCCCGCCTGGGCGTCAGCGCAGGGCGCCGTGCACGCCGGGTCGCAGATCGTGGAGGTGACCCTGCACGGCACGGGCGAGGGCGCCGTGGTCCTGGAGGACCTGGAGGTACGGGTGGCCGCCCGCCGCAAGCCACCGGCCTGGAACGTCTACCAGATGTCGCAGGGCTGCGGCGGCGGGCTCACCCCCGCCGCGTTCGCCGTCAATCTGGACGCGCCACGCCCGCTGGCCCGGCCCGTCGCCGGGAACGACGGCGGCGACCCGCTGCCCGCCCCCGCCTTCCCCCTGCGCGTCTCGGCGTCCGAGCCGGTCGTCCTGCGGGTGGAGGCCGCCACCACGGGCTGCGACTGCGACTGGTCCCTCGACCTCCGGTGGACCGGCCCGTCCGGGTCGGGCACCCTCCGCATCGACGACGGCGGGCGGCCGCTGCGCACCAGCGCCGCCACCGGTCGGCCGGTGTACGGGTACGCGCTGGAGCAGGGCCGCTGGGCCCGCTGA
- the coaE gene encoding dephospho-CoA kinase: protein MLKVGLTGGIGAGKSEVSRLLAGYGAIVVDADRIAREVVEPGTPGLAAVVAAFGESVLTAEGTLDRPKLGSIVFADPAKLRTLNAIVHPLVGARSAELEAAAGADAIVVHDVPLLTENGLAPLYDLVVVVDATPGTQLARLTALRGMAEEEARARMATQATREQRLAVATLVIDNDGPLEALEPQVRKVWDELTARAAGGGSGGAA, encoded by the coding sequence ATGCTGAAAGTAGGCCTGACGGGCGGAATCGGTGCCGGCAAGAGCGAGGTCTCGCGACTGCTGGCGGGGTACGGGGCGATCGTCGTCGACGCCGATCGGATCGCGCGCGAGGTCGTGGAGCCCGGGACACCCGGGCTCGCGGCCGTCGTGGCGGCCTTCGGGGAGTCGGTGCTGACCGCGGAGGGGACGCTGGATCGGCCGAAGCTGGGGTCCATCGTCTTCGCGGACCCGGCGAAGCTCCGGACACTGAACGCGATCGTGCACCCGCTGGTCGGGGCCCGGTCGGCGGAGCTGGAAGCCGCCGCAGGGGCCGACGCCATCGTGGTGCACGACGTACCGCTGCTCACGGAGAACGGCCTGGCACCGCTCTACGACCTGGTCGTCGTGGTCGACGCGACACCGGGGACACAGCTGGCCCGGCTGACCGCGCTGCGCGGGATGGCCGAGGAGGAGGCGCGGGCCCGGATGGCCACGCAGGCCACCCGGGAGCAGCGGCTCGCGGTGGCGACCCTCGTGATCGACAACGACGGGCCGCTGGAGGCGCTGGAACCGCAGGTGCGCAAGGTCTGGGACGAGCTCACGGCGCGGGCGGCGGGCGGGGGATCGGGCGGGGCGGCCTGA
- the rpsA gene encoding 30S ribosomal protein S1: protein MTSSTETTSTTPQVAVNDIGNEEAFLAAIDETIKYFNDGDIVDGVIVKVDRDEVLLDIGYKTEGVIPSRELSIKHDVDPNEVVKVGDEIEALVLQKEDKEGRLILSKKRAQYERAWGTIEKIKEEDGIVTGTVIEVVKGGLILDIGLRGFLPASLVEMRRVRDLQPYVGKELEAKIIELDKNRNNVVLSRRAWLEQTQSEVRQTFLTTLQKGQVRSGVVSSIVNFGAFVDLGGVDGLVHVSELSWKHIDHPSEVVEVGQEVTVEVLDVDMDRERVSLSLKATQEDPWQQFARTHQIGQVVPGKVTKLVPFGAFVRVDEGIEGLVHISELAERHVEIPEQVVQVNDEIFVKVIDIDLERRRISLSLKQANESFGADPASVEFDPTLYGMAASYDDQGNYIYPEGFDPETNDWLEGFDKQREAWETQYAEAQQRFEQHQAQVIKSREADEAAAAEGAAAPAAGGNAGAGISGGSYSSESDETSGALASDEALAALREKLAGGQS from the coding sequence ATGACGAGCAGCACCGAGACCACCTCTACCACTCCGCAGGTAGCGGTCAACGACATCGGTAACGAGGAAGCCTTCCTCGCCGCGATCGACGAGACGATCAAGTACTTCAACGACGGCGACATCGTCGACGGCGTCATCGTGAAGGTCGACCGGGACGAGGTCCTGCTCGACATCGGTTACAAGACCGAAGGCGTGATCCCGAGCCGTGAGCTCTCGATCAAGCACGACGTCGACCCGAACGAGGTCGTCAAGGTCGGCGACGAGATCGAGGCCCTTGTTCTCCAGAAGGAGGACAAGGAAGGCCGTCTGATCCTGTCCAAGAAGCGCGCTCAGTACGAGCGTGCCTGGGGCACGATCGAGAAGATCAAGGAAGAAGACGGCATCGTCACCGGTACCGTCATCGAGGTCGTCAAGGGTGGTCTCATCCTCGACATCGGCCTCCGCGGCTTCCTGCCGGCCTCTCTCGTCGAGATGCGTCGTGTCCGCGACCTCCAGCCCTACGTGGGCAAGGAGCTCGAGGCGAAGATCATCGAGCTGGACAAGAACCGCAACAACGTGGTCCTGTCCCGCCGCGCCTGGCTGGAGCAGACCCAGTCCGAGGTTCGCCAGACGTTCCTCACCACCCTGCAGAAGGGTCAGGTCCGCTCCGGCGTCGTTTCCTCGATCGTCAACTTCGGTGCCTTCGTGGACCTGGGTGGCGTCGACGGTCTCGTCCACGTCTCCGAGCTGTCCTGGAAGCACATCGACCACCCGTCCGAGGTTGTCGAGGTCGGCCAGGAGGTCACCGTCGAGGTTCTCGACGTTGACATGGACCGCGAGCGTGTCTCCCTGTCGCTGAAGGCGACGCAGGAGGACCCGTGGCAGCAGTTCGCCCGGACCCACCAGATCGGTCAGGTCGTCCCGGGTAAGGTCACCAAGCTGGTTCCGTTCGGTGCGTTCGTCCGCGTGGACGAGGGCATCGAGGGTCTGGTCCACATCTCCGAGCTGGCCGAGCGCCACGTGGAGATCCCGGAGCAGGTCGTCCAGGTCAACGACGAGATCTTCGTCAAGGTCATCGACATCGACCTCGAGCGTCGCCGGATCTCGCTGTCGCTGAAGCAGGCCAACGAGTCCTTCGGTGCCGACCCGGCGTCGGTCGAGTTCGACCCGACCCTGTACGGCATGGCCGCGTCGTACGACGACCAGGGCAACTACATCTACCCCGAGGGCTTCGACCCCGAGACCAACGACTGGCTCGAGGGCTTCGACAAGCAGCGCGAGGCCTGGGAGACCCAGTACGCCGAGGCGCAGCAGCGCTTCGAGCAGCACCAGGCTCAGGTCATCAAGAGCCGCGAGGCCGACGAGGCCGCTGCTGCCGAGGGTGCTGCCGCCCCGGCCGCCGGTGGCAACGCCGGTGCGGGCATCTCGGGTGGTTCGTACTCCTCGGAGTCGGACGAGACCTCCGGCGCCCTGGCGTCGGACGAGGCCCTGGCCGCGCTCCGCGAGAAGCTGGCCGGCGGCCAGAGCTGA
- a CDS encoding class I SAM-dependent methyltransferase: MNQEDYASEEASEADPVSAEDPEATRRDAGEAESSRASRSWWDRNADEYQNDHGAFLGDDRFVWGPEGLDEAEAALLGPAASLRDKDILEIGAGAAQCSRWLAAQGARPVALDLSHRQLQHALRIGDDLPLVEADAGKLPFRAGSFDLACSAYGAVPFVADPVNVMREVHRVLRPGGRWVFSVTHPVRWAFPDEPGPEGLSVAASYFDRTAYVEQDERGRAVYVEHHRTIGDRVRDVVAGGFRLLDLVEPEWPAWNSQEWGGWSPLRGNLIPGTAIFVCERD, from the coding sequence ATGAACCAAGAGGACTACGCCTCCGAAGAAGCGTCCGAGGCCGATCCGGTATCCGCGGAGGACCCCGAGGCCACACGGCGTGACGCGGGGGAAGCGGAGAGCAGCCGGGCGAGCCGCAGCTGGTGGGACCGCAACGCCGACGAGTACCAGAACGACCACGGCGCCTTCCTCGGCGACGACCGCTTCGTCTGGGGACCCGAGGGCCTGGACGAGGCGGAGGCGGCCCTCCTGGGCCCCGCCGCCTCCCTCCGGGACAAGGACATCCTGGAGATCGGCGCCGGCGCCGCCCAGTGCTCGCGCTGGCTGGCCGCCCAGGGCGCCCGCCCCGTCGCCCTCGACCTCTCCCACCGCCAGCTCCAGCACGCCCTGCGCATCGGCGACGACCTCCCCCTCGTCGAGGCGGACGCCGGGAAGCTGCCCTTCCGCGCCGGCTCCTTCGACCTGGCCTGCTCCGCCTACGGCGCCGTCCCCTTCGTCGCCGATCCCGTGAACGTCATGCGCGAGGTGCACCGCGTCCTGCGCCCCGGCGGCCGCTGGGTCTTCTCCGTGACCCACCCCGTCCGCTGGGCCTTCCCGGACGAGCCCGGACCCGAGGGGCTGTCCGTCGCCGCCTCCTACTTCGACCGCACCGCTTACGTGGAACAGGACGAGCGGGGCCGCGCCGTCTATGTGGAGCACCACCGCACCATCGGCGACCGGGTCCGCGACGTGGTGGCGGGCGGCTTCCGCCTGCTCGACCTGGTCGAACCCGAGTGGCCGGCGTGGAACAGCCAGGAGTGGGGCGGCTGGTCCCCGCTGCGCGGCAACCTGATCCCGGGCACCGCGATCTTCGTCTGCGAGCGCGACTGA
- a CDS encoding DUF6343 family protein — MRSGNEPVTARSPLRLRFWLGVWGLVWAAAGTALFSLVGRPGWAAACGVLAVVVAVDLFMIVRHIHQGPHYQPGPDIPPYEPPHVR; from the coding sequence ATGCGTTCCGGGAATGAGCCGGTGACCGCGCGCAGTCCGCTGCGGCTGCGGTTCTGGCTGGGTGTCTGGGGGCTGGTCTGGGCTGCCGCCGGCACGGCCCTCTTCTCGCTGGTGGGCCGCCCCGGCTGGGCGGCCGCCTGCGGGGTGCTGGCGGTGGTCGTGGCCGTGGACCTGTTCATGATCGTGCGCCACATCCACCAGGGGCCGCACTATCAGCCCGGCCCGGACATCCCACCGTACGAGCCGCCCCACGTTCGGTGA
- a CDS encoding SWIM zinc finger family protein: protein MITARDDRRRTFETVPAGAEAVSWWGRAWVSALEEVSRDAARLARGRTYADGGHVSAVTVTPGRIVAYVRGSRPRPYRTELTLPAFADPEWDELLETVAADPAALAALLEREVPQSLAGAVLPGAGELVPHCSCPDFGRPPCKHAAALCYRAARLLDEDPFVLLLLRGRGERELLDELTRRNAAHAAREQPDAAPDFPGVPARAALARAGLPLLPAPLPVPAAVGLPPAYPADPAAPDPLALDQLASDAAARALDLLTTGEDPIAGLTVWQDAVRLASAHPTAGLTGAARTLYRELARATGRTTTDLARAAAAWRQGGRPALDALEEPWDPPAGPFDRARPALLAAGQGSFRPERNRLTIRTRQLRLGREGLWYCYEDRHGDQDWWPVGHPAPDPVSALLG from the coding sequence ATGATCACCGCGCGGGACGACCGCCGCCGTACCTTCGAGACCGTGCCCGCCGGGGCCGAGGCGGTCAGCTGGTGGGGCCGGGCCTGGGTGTCGGCGCTGGAGGAGGTCTCGCGCGACGCGGCCCGCCTGGCCCGGGGGCGTACGTACGCGGACGGGGGCCACGTCAGCGCGGTCACCGTCACCCCCGGCCGGATCGTGGCGTACGTCCGGGGCAGCCGGCCCCGCCCGTACCGCACCGAGCTGACCCTGCCGGCCTTCGCCGACCCCGAGTGGGACGAGCTGCTGGAGACGGTCGCGGCCGACCCCGCGGCGCTCGCCGCCCTGCTGGAACGGGAGGTCCCGCAGTCGCTCGCGGGAGCCGTCCTGCCCGGCGCGGGCGAGCTGGTCCCGCACTGCTCCTGCCCGGACTTCGGGCGTCCGCCGTGCAAGCACGCGGCGGCCCTCTGCTACCGGGCGGCCCGCCTCCTGGACGAGGACCCCTTCGTCCTGCTGCTCCTGCGCGGTCGCGGCGAGCGGGAACTGCTCGACGAACTCACCCGCCGCAACGCCGCCCACGCCGCCCGCGAACAGCCGGACGCGGCGCCCGACTTCCCCGGCGTTCCGGCCCGGGCGGCGCTCGCCCGCGCCGGCCTGCCGCTGCTGCCCGCGCCGCTTCCCGTGCCCGCCGCCGTGGGCCTTCCGCCCGCCTACCCGGCCGACCCGGCGGCGCCGGACCCGCTGGCCCTCGACCAGCTCGCCTCCGACGCGGCCGCCCGCGCCCTGGACCTCCTCACCACCGGCGAGGACCCGATCGCCGGGCTCACCGTGTGGCAGGACGCCGTCCGGCTGGCGTCCGCGCACCCCACGGCGGGGCTGACCGGCGCGGCCCGCACCCTGTACCGGGAGCTGGCTCGTGCCACCGGCCGCACCACCACCGATCTCGCCCGGGCCGCCGCTGCCTGGCGCCAGGGCGGGCGTCCGGCCCTCGACGCCCTCGAAGAACCTTGGGATCCGCCGGCGGGCCCCTTCGACCGGGCCCGCCCGGCGCTGCTCGCCGCCGGTCAGGGCTCCTTCCGCCCCGAGCGCAACCGCCTCACGATCCGCACCCGCCAGCTCCGCCTCGGCCGCGAGGGCCTCTGGTACTGCTACGAGGACCGCCACGGCGACCAGGACTGGTGGCCCGTGGGCCACCCCGCCCCGGACCCGGTCAGCGCTCTGCTGGGCTGA
- a CDS encoding chaplin: MIAAMVAGGGLAVAGVGGLAHADADASGRAERSPGLLSGNLVQLPVNIPVNACGNTVSVVGVLNSAAGNRCSNASPGGGGGHSTSGSTRSSKPVGGNSGGAVAEGRGKDSPGVLSGNGIQLPVDLPLNISGNSVNVVGIGNPSVGNTSVNGEEPTGGKPVQPPVVEVPVTPPAPVSVPPAPRPAPPAPPRHIEALAHTGSDGIGYLLPSGGALLLGGVLLYRRFRLN; encoded by the coding sequence TTGATCGCGGCGATGGTTGCGGGCGGCGGACTGGCGGTCGCGGGTGTGGGCGGGCTGGCCCACGCCGATGCGGACGCGAGCGGCCGGGCCGAGCGCTCGCCGGGACTGCTGTCCGGAAACCTCGTACAACTGCCGGTGAACATCCCCGTGAACGCGTGCGGGAACACCGTGAGCGTGGTCGGCGTGCTCAACTCGGCCGCCGGGAACCGCTGTAGCAACGCCTCGCCGGGTGGTGGCGGCGGACATTCGACCTCGGGATCCACCCGCTCCTCGAAACCCGTAGGCGGGAACAGCGGCGGGGCCGTCGCCGAGGGACGGGGAAAGGATTCTCCGGGAGTGCTGTCCGGCAACGGGATCCAGCTCCCCGTCGACCTCCCGCTGAACATCAGCGGCAACTCGGTGAACGTGGTCGGCATCGGCAACCCCTCGGTCGGCAACACGTCCGTCAACGGTGAGGAGCCCACGGGCGGCAAGCCCGTCCAGCCGCCCGTCGTCGAAGTGCCGGTGACCCCGCCCGCACCCGTGTCCGTGCCGCCGGCCCCGCGCCCGGCACCGCCCGCCCCGCCGCGGCACATCGAGGCGCTCGCCCACACCGGGTCGGACGGCATCGGCTATCTGCT
- a CDS encoding tetratricopeptide repeat protein has product MSETARPTPSSPETHVIDYRAAEQLLAARDPRGAVKLLDSVIAAHPENTAARLLRARAFFAAAQLRPAELEFELVLEREPDNAFAHFALARTFERSGRPEQARRHFRLAAALDPRPEYLAAARFEGPPAEGQAGADPA; this is encoded by the coding sequence GTGTCCGAGACCGCGCGCCCCACACCGTCCAGCCCGGAAACCCACGTCATCGACTACCGGGCCGCCGAGCAGCTGCTCGCCGCCCGCGACCCGCGCGGCGCGGTCAAGCTGCTCGACTCGGTCATAGCCGCGCACCCGGAGAACACGGCCGCGCGGCTGCTGCGCGCCCGGGCCTTCTTCGCGGCGGCGCAACTGCGACCGGCCGAGCTGGAGTTCGAGCTGGTGCTGGAGCGGGAGCCGGACAACGCCTTCGCGCACTTCGCGCTGGCCCGTACGTTCGAGCGCTCGGGCCGGCCCGAGCAGGCGCGCAGGCACTTCCGGCTCGCCGCGGCCCTCGACCCGCGGCCCGAGTACCTGGCGGCGGCCCGCTTCGAGGGTCCGCCCGCGGAGGGCCAGGCCGGAGCCGACCCCGCCTGA
- a CDS encoding PAC2 family protein, producing MLDPQGLYEWDAKGLAVADLAVAQDSAGLVMLYHFEGYIDAGEAGEQIVERLLDTLPHQVVARFDADRLVDYRARRPLLTFQRDHWTEFEEPRLEVRLVQDATGAPFLLLSGPEPDVEWERFSVAVRQIVERLGVRLSVNFHGIPMGVPHTRPVGITPHGNRTDLMPGHRSPFDEAQVPGSAESLVEFRLAQAGHDVLGVAAHVPHYVARSAYPDAALTVLEAITAATGLVLPAVAHALRTEAHRTQTEIDRQIREGDEELVALVQGLEHQYDAAAGAETRGNMIAEPAELPSADEIGREFERFLAEREGEN from the coding sequence GTGCTTGATCCACAGGGTTTGTACGAATGGGATGCCAAGGGCCTGGCGGTGGCCGACCTGGCGGTCGCCCAGGACTCGGCCGGGCTGGTCATGCTGTACCACTTCGAGGGGTACATCGACGCGGGAGAGGCCGGCGAGCAGATCGTCGAGCGGCTCCTGGACACCCTGCCCCACCAGGTGGTCGCCCGCTTCGACGCGGACCGGCTGGTCGACTACCGGGCCCGGCGCCCGCTGCTGACCTTCCAGCGCGACCACTGGACGGAGTTCGAGGAGCCCCGGCTGGAGGTCCGGCTCGTCCAGGACGCCACCGGAGCGCCCTTCCTGCTGCTGTCCGGCCCGGAGCCGGACGTGGAGTGGGAGCGCTTCTCCGTCGCCGTCCGACAGATCGTCGAGCGCCTCGGCGTCCGGCTCTCGGTCAACTTCCACGGCATCCCGATGGGCGTCCCGCACACCCGTCCCGTGGGCATCACCCCGCACGGCAACCGCACCGACCTCATGCCGGGCCACCGCAGCCCCTTCGACGAGGCCCAGGTGCCGGGCAGCGCGGAGTCCCTGGTGGAGTTCCGCCTGGCCCAGGCCGGGCACGACGTGCTGGGCGTCGCCGCGCACGTCCCGCACTACGTCGCGCGCTCCGCGTACCCGGACGCCGCGCTGACCGTGCTGGAGGCGATCACCGCGGCCACCGGGCTGGTCCTGCCGGCCGTGGCGCACGCCCTGCGCACCGAGGCGCACCGCACGCAGACGGAGATCGACCGGCAGATCCGGGAGGGCGACGAGGAGCTGGTCGCCCTGGTGCAGGGGCTGGAGCACCAGTACGACGCGGCCGCCGGGGCCGAGACCCGCGGGAACATGATCGCCGAGCCGGCGGAGCTGCCGTCGGCGGACGAGATCGGCCGCGAGTTCGAGCGGTTCCTCGCCGAGCGCGAGGGCGAGAACTGA
- a CDS encoding DEAD/DEAH box helicase, whose product MTQQDHAQAPAQAQAPPRPQRPSPSQATALLRHAAVFLPAAVPREGRVAFWAPDGDALPEAGTPMPLTVVRPHGDGVRSRTVPAVTFSVASALPLLARAPHSPAAHPATRAWGTAARQALTLAARGRLLPGLTPEGVDAWRAGPLDAADIDHLRAVAAALPHEGYATPLAGRRPLHLPEPEALVRAFLDAVADGLPRTPAAAVAAGRPFAAREPQLVPGIQDWAAQVAAGSDTGVGISLRLDLSSFRLFEEAEEDDIRRAGAAVVQVHSLADPTLVTDAGQLWAGTAAAGFGPRARIDAVLALRRAARVWPPLLRLLDQPVPDALALSDPELEDLLGVAASRLAAAGVLVHWPRELARTLSATAVVRSTAPGSATDGTAFFDAEHLFAFSWELALGGDRLTPGEMDALAEAHRPVVRLRDRWVRVDPELVRKARKRQLGVLDPVDALATVLTGTAEIDGTTVEAVPVGALAALRDRLTREQEPLPQPPALKATLRDYQARGLAWLDLMTSLGLGGCLADDMGLGKTVTLIALHLHRDRPEPTLVVCPASLLGNWQREIEKFAPGTPVRRFHGNGRSTEDLTSCAGGFVLTTYGTMRASAALLAEQSWGMVVADEAQHVKNPHSATAKALRTVPAPARVALTGTPVENNLSELWALLDWTTPGLLGPLTAFRARHARPVEHQTEEDGGNEAAVARLSALVRPFLLRRKKSDPGIAPELPPKTETDHPVSLTREQASLYRAAVDEAMAVIESSEGMERRGMIMKLLASLKQICNHPAQYLKEEQPRIPHRSGKLALLDELLDTILAEGGSVLVFTQYVTMARLIERHLQARGIASQLLHGGTPVRRREELVDRFQAGEVPVFLLSLKAAGTGLNLTRAGHVVHFDRWWNPAVEEQATDRAYRIGQTQPVQVHRIIAEGTVEDRIAEMLEAKRALADAVLGSGESALTELTDRELADLVSLRRPG is encoded by the coding sequence ATGACACAGCAGGACCACGCGCAGGCCCCCGCGCAGGCCCAGGCACCGCCGCGGCCGCAGCGCCCGTCGCCGTCGCAGGCCACCGCGCTGCTGCGGCACGCCGCCGTCTTCCTGCCCGCCGCGGTCCCCCGCGAGGGGAGGGTCGCCTTCTGGGCGCCCGACGGGGACGCCCTGCCCGAGGCGGGCACGCCGATGCCGCTCACCGTCGTACGTCCGCACGGCGACGGGGTCCGCAGCCGGACCGTGCCCGCCGTGACCTTCTCCGTCGCCTCCGCCCTGCCCCTGCTCGCGCGGGCGCCCCACAGCCCCGCCGCGCATCCCGCCACCCGCGCCTGGGGAACAGCCGCCCGGCAGGCGCTCACCCTCGCCGCCCGTGGCCGGCTCCTCCCCGGACTCACCCCCGAAGGCGTCGACGCCTGGCGGGCCGGGCCGCTCGACGCCGCCGACATCGACCACCTCCGCGCGGTCGCCGCCGCGCTGCCGCACGAGGGGTACGCGACGCCGCTCGCCGGGCGCCGCCCGCTCCACCTGCCCGAACCGGAGGCACTGGTCCGCGCCTTCCTCGACGCCGTCGCCGACGGCCTGCCCCGCACCCCGGCCGCGGCCGTGGCCGCCGGCCGACCGTTCGCGGCGCGGGAGCCGCAGCTGGTGCCCGGGATACAGGACTGGGCCGCGCAGGTCGCGGCCGGCTCCGACACCGGCGTGGGGATCTCGCTCCGGCTGGACCTGTCCTCCTTCCGGCTCTTCGAAGAGGCCGAGGAGGACGACATCCGGCGGGCCGGGGCCGCCGTCGTCCAGGTGCACAGCCTCGCCGACCCGACCCTGGTCACCGATGCCGGGCAGCTGTGGGCGGGCACGGCGGCGGCCGGGTTCGGCCCGCGCGCCAGGATCGACGCCGTGCTCGCGCTGCGCCGGGCCGCTCGGGTCTGGCCCCCGCTACTGCGCCTGCTGGACCAGCCCGTGCCCGATGCCCTGGCCCTGTCCGACCCGGAGCTGGAGGACCTGCTGGGGGTGGCCGCGAGCCGACTGGCCGCTGCCGGGGTCCTGGTCCACTGGCCGCGCGAGCTGGCTCGTACGCTGTCGGCGACCGCCGTCGTCCGGTCCACCGCGCCCGGTTCGGCGACCGACGGGACGGCCTTCTTCGACGCCGAGCACCTCTTCGCCTTCTCGTGGGAGCTGGCGCTGGGCGGCGACCGGCTCACCCCGGGGGAGATGGACGCGCTGGCCGAGGCGCACCGGCCGGTCGTCCGGCTGCGCGACCGGTGGGTGCGGGTCGACCCGGAACTGGTGCGCAAGGCGCGCAAGCGGCAGCTGGGCGTCCTGGACCCGGTCGACGCGCTGGCCACCGTACTGACGGGGACCGCCGAGATCGACGGCACGACCGTCGAGGCGGTGCCGGTGGGGGCGCTGGCCGCCCTGCGGGACCGGCTGACGCGGGAGCAGGAACCGCTGCCGCAGCCCCCCGCCCTCAAGGCCACCCTGCGCGACTACCAGGCGCGCGGGCTGGCCTGGCTGGACCTGATGACCTCGCTCGGTCTCGGTGGCTGCCTCGCCGACGACATGGGCCTCGGCAAGACCGTCACGCTGATCGCGCTGCACCTGCACCGGGACCGGCCGGAGCCCACCCTCGTGGTGTGCCCCGCGTCCCTCCTCGGCAACTGGCAGCGGGAGATCGAGAAGTTCGCCCCCGGCACGCCCGTGCGCCGCTTCCACGGCAACGGCCGCAGCACCGAGGACCTGACGTCCTGCGCGGGCGGGTTCGTCCTCACCACGTACGGGACGATGCGCGCCAGCGCCGCTCTCCTCGCCGAACAGAGCTGGGGCATGGTCGTCGCCGATGAGGCGCAGCACGTCAAGAACCCGCATTCGGCGACCGCGAAGGCGCTGCGCACGGTGCCGGCGCCGGCCCGGGTGGCACTGACCGGCACCCCGGTGGAGAACAACCTCTCCGAGCTGTGGGCGTTGCTCGACTGGACCACGCCGGGGCTGCTGGGCCCGCTCACCGCCTTCCGGGCCCGCCACGCCCGCCCGGTGGAGCACCAGACGGAGGAGGACGGGGGTAACGAAGCGGCGGTCGCCCGACTGTCCGCGCTCGTCCGGCCGTTCCTGCTGCGCCGCAAGAAGTCCGACCCCGGGATCGCGCCCGAGCTGCCGCCGAAGACGGAGACCGACCATCCGGTCTCCCTCACCCGGGAGCAGGCCTCGCTCTACCGGGCGGCGGTGGACGAGGCGATGGCCGTGATCGAGTCGAGCGAGGGCATGGAACGCCGCGGCATGATCATGAAGTTGCTGGCCTCGCTCAAGCAGATCTGCAACCACCCCGCGCAGTACCTGAAGGAGGAGCAGCCCCGGATCCCGCACCGCTCGGGCAAACTCGCCCTGCTGGACGAGCTGCTGGACACGATCCTGGCGGAGGGCGGCTCGGTGCTGGTCTTCACCCAGTACGTGACGATGGCCCGCCTGATCGAACGGCACCTGCAGGCCCGCGGGATCGCCTCGCAGCTGCTGCACGGAGGGACGCCGGTGCGGCGCCGAGAGGAGCTCGTCGACCGGTTCCAGGCGGGCGAGGTCCCCGTCTTCCTGCTGTCCCTGAAGGCCGCGGGCACCGGGCTGAACCTCACCCGGGCCGGCCATGTCGTCCACTTCGACCGCTGGTGGAACCCGGCCGTCGAGGAACAGGCCACCGACCGCGCCTACCGCATCGGCCAGACCCAGCCCGTCCAGGTCCACCGGATCATCGCCGAAGGCACCGTCGAGGACCGGATCGCCGAGATGCTGGAGGCGAAGCGGGCCCTGGCGGACGCCGTCCTGGGCTCCGGGGAGTCGGCGCTGACCGAGCTGACCGACCGCGAGCTGGCCGACCTCGTCTCTCTGCGGAGGCCCGGATGA